In Pseudomonas sp. PDNC002, the DNA window AGGTCACCAGACCGTTGAGCACGACGTGGAAGGTCTTGCCGCGGGCCAGGCCGGTATCGCCGTCGCTGGGCAGTTCGCCGATCAGGTTGGCGCCGTTGATCGCGCCGCGCTTGGCCGCTGCATAGAGCGTGGAGTTGACCGTGGTGAAGTTGCTCGCCAGCGGCATGTTCTCCCGGTAGTTCAGGTCCATGCCGACACTGACGCCGCCGATTTCCTTGGACAGGCTGAGGCCATAGATGTCGATGTCGTCGGCGTAGGCGGTGAAGTAGTTCATCCCCGGCAGACCGGCCAGACCCGGCTTGTGCAGGTTCGGTGCATCCACCAGTACGGCCGGCAGGGTGTCGGATGTCTTGCGGTAGTAGAAGCCCAGGGTGCCGTCGAGCCATTCCGGGCTCCACTTGGCCATCAGGCCGAAGTCGCCGGTGTTGTCGGGCTTGCGGTCATGGCCGCGCGCGGCGCCGTAGAAGGCGTTCTGCGCGGGCAGCGGCAGCCAGAAGACGTTGCCGCCGTCGTTGAGCATGTCGTAGGGGCCCATGTAGGTGCCGCCTTCGGGGAAGCGCGAGTTCTCGAACTCGAGGAAGTACTGCGCGGCCAGGGTCAGTTCGGGATTGACCGTCAGCGAGGCCGACAGCTGGTTGCGCGGCATGAACAGCTCTTTCGCCTCGGTGCCCGGCACGTTGTAGAGCTTGCCCAGGTCCAGGGCCGACTGGCCGTAGTTGATGCCGTTGGCGGCGCTGAACAGCGTCTCGCCCCAGTAGATGGTGTGGCGGCCGAGCTTGCCGCTGAGCTGCATGTCGTCGCCGACCTGGTGGCTTGCGAAGACGAAGGCATCGAGCAGCTCGCCGGACGGACCGTTGTAGTAACGGTCGGCGAAGTTGCTCAGGCCGTGGGTGGCCGGTTGTGCGCCACGCGGGGAAACCACCGTGCCGTTGCGGGTGACCAGGTGGCCCGCGTTGCCCTTCTGGCCGGGGAACGGGTTGTCGGAGCCGACATCATCGTAGGCATGGTCGTACCAGCCGGCGGCGCTGAGGCGGAAACCCATGCTATCGCGGTAGACGAAGTCCAGTTCGCTGAGCAGGTCGAAGCGCTGGGTCACCGGGGTGCCGGAGGAGAAGTTGCGATCGCCGTCGTTGGTGTTGGCGGTGCCGGCGATCTTGCTGTTGGGCGACTCGACCCGCTGCCCGTAGCTGAGCTTGACAGTGTTGTCGAAGCGGATCGACAGGTCCGGGTTACCGGTGTCCAGCTCGAAGGCCTGCAGCGGCTGGCCGGCCATGGCGGCGAGGACTGCGGTCGCCAGCAGGCAGCGCTGCAGGGGGCGGTGCGGGTTGCTCTGATGATGCATTCGTGTGCTCCGTTTCTTGTTGTGGTCGGGACGCTTTCCGAGCCCGTCCCGCAGCCCTTCCCCTGCGCCGGGGCGCACGGGGTCCTGCCCCGGCGTTTACGCCGGAACCGGGGAATGCTGTTGAGTCAGTTGCGGTGAATCAGTTGTCGAGCATCTGGATCAGCGCTTCGGCCTCTGGCCAATCGCCGAATCCCGATGCGGGGTTGAGGTGCCCGACACGGCCCAGCTCCACCACGCTGGCGCGCCAGTGGCGGGCCATGCGCTGGACGGCCTGCGGACTCGCCAGAGGATCGTTATCGCTGGCGGCAACCAGTGCCGGGAACGGCAGCGGCTGCAGAGGCAGTGGCGCCCAGCCCAGCTCGGCGAGCACCTGGGGCTTGGGGTAATGCGCCGGCCAGTCGCCGTCCAGGTCCGGTGGTGTTGCCAGCAGCGCGCCCTTGATCGGCCGGCTGTAGCGCGCCGCCCAGTGGGCGACCATCAGCACGCCGGCACTGTGGGCGACCAGGATCACCTCGCCTTCGATGCTTTCCAGCTCGCGCTGAATGGCGTCGATGCGGGCGTTCAGGTCCAGCTTGTTCTCGGTCAGCGGCGGTACGCTGCGCACATTGGGCAGGCGCTGCTGCAGCAGGGTCTGCCAGTGTTCGGCCACGTGGTCGCGCAGGCCCGGAACCATGAGGACGGTGGTTGAGGTCTTGTTGTTATTCACCGATTCACCTATGCCGTGATTTCGAACTTGTTGGACAGACAGTAGAGATGCACCGATGGCGGTGCTTTGCATTGAGCGTCAGGCACTTCGCATTTGATGACAGCACCCTGCCCGCCCAGCGCCCCACCGCTGCACCGGAGGCCGTAATCCATGGGACGTACGGCGCATTCCAGAGCGCCCGGCGGCACTGGATGAACCACGAAACTTCGTACACGCTTGCTTGCGGCTGCCGATAGAATCTGACGACATCGACCCAGCCAGCGTGCAATCCGGTCGCCAGGCGCCCATGAGCCCTGTCGGCACGGAGCAACCACAAGAACAAGAAGGCGATCGGCATGACCCCAATGGTTCGCATTGCGGCCCTCACCAACTACCTGGAAGTGGCCCGGCACCTGGGCCTCAACCCTCAGCAGCAACTGAGTGCGGTGGGCCTTTCCCAATCCATGCTCGAACACCCGGAGCAACGCATCCCCGTTGCAACGGCGGTGACCTTGCTGGAGGAATCGGCGCGCATCAGCGGCTGCGAAACCTTCGGCCTGCGCATGGCCGAATCGCGCCAGCTTGCCGACTTCGGCGTGATCAGCCTGCTGCTGTCGCACCAGGCCACCCTGCGCGAGGCGATGGACACCATCATTCGCTACCGCCACCTGCTCAACGAATCCCTGGCGCTGTACGTCGACCAGGAAGGCAAGATGGCGATCCTGCGCGAGGAGCTCCTCACCGTTCCGCCAATGCCCATGCGCCAGGGCCTGGAGCTGGCCCTGGGTACGCTCTACCGGCTCTGCGCCGCCCTCCTCGGCCCGCACTGGCGGCCGGTCAGCGTCAACTTCAGCCACGACGCCCCGGCGGACATGCAGGTTCATCGCCGGCTGTTCGGTTGCAAGATCGAGTTCGGCAGCGAGTTCAACGGCATCGTCATCCCCGCCGCCGACCTGGACGCCGCCAATCCCATGGCCGACCCGGCCATGGCCCGTCACGCACGCAGCTTCGTCGACTCCCTGCCCGGCGCCACCGACGGCAGCACGCTGAACGAGGTGCGCAAATCCATCTACCTGCTGCTGCCCATGGGCCGCGCGACCATCGAGCAGATCGCCCAGTCGCTGGGATTGAACGTGCGCACGCTGCAGCGGCGGCTGGAAGACAATGGCGTGACCTTCTCCGACCTGATCAACGAGGTCAGGCGCGAGCTGGTGCTGCGCTACATGGAGAACCCGCGCTATTCGCTGGGGCGCATCGCGGATTTGCTCGGGTACTCGATGCCCAGCTCGTTCACCCGCTGGTTCGCGGTGCAGTACGGGATGTCGCCGGCGGCGTGGCGCAAGGAGCATCTGGGGCGGGAAGCGGAGTGATTCATTCCTGAGGGCCGGCGAATCGCGCGCGTGGCCAGCTGGAGTTCAAGCCGAGACGCTGGGCAGGCGCCCAAACAGAATCGCGGACGGAGTCCGCTCCTACAACAGCCGATCCGAGCGTAGGAGCAACTGCCTCTTCCTCGGAAGTCCGTACTGATGCATCCCCCTCACCCCAGCCCTCTCCCTCAGGGAGAGGGGGCAGCCCGACCCGGCTGACGCTGAGGTTTCATCCTGCACCTAACGGTCCCCTCTCCCCCTGGGAGAGGGTTAGGGTGAGGGCCGACCCGAGCGCAGAACTTTCACGCAGGAGCGGACTCCGTCCGCGATCGACATCCGCAACGCGCAAATCAACCCGCGAAGCGCAACATCCCCA includes these proteins:
- a CDS encoding DUF1302 domain-containing protein, with the translated sequence MHHQSNPHRPLQRCLLATAVLAAMAGQPLQAFELDTGNPDLSIRFDNTVKLSYGQRVESPNSKIAGTANTNDGDRNFSSGTPVTQRFDLLSELDFVYRDSMGFRLSAAGWYDHAYDDVGSDNPFPGQKGNAGHLVTRNGTVVSPRGAQPATHGLSNFADRYYNGPSGELLDAFVFASHQVGDDMQLSGKLGRHTIYWGETLFSAANGINYGQSALDLGKLYNVPGTEAKELFMPRNQLSASLTVNPELTLAAQYFLEFENSRFPEGGTYMGPYDMLNDGGNVFWLPLPAQNAFYGAARGHDRKPDNTGDFGLMAKWSPEWLDGTLGFYYRKTSDTLPAVLVDAPNLHKPGLAGLPGMNYFTAYADDIDIYGLSLSKEIGGVSVGMDLNYRENMPLASNFTTVNSTLYAAAKRGAINGANLIGELPSDGDTGLARGKTFHVVLNGLVTFGATPLWDASSLAVEGTLTHLIDVTEGEQTFKGDSSYHGVDKVTTNAYAMSANFTPTWYQAFPGVDLSMPMSYNVGLHGNSAVQLGGNEDAGSYSVGVAADFHQKYRLDLKYVDAFGPFDTCESGRDNNTPGANGQYQCIPGQITSQGGLAPLLKDRGMVTASLKATF
- a CDS encoding AraC family transcriptional regulator — translated: MVRIAALTNYLEVARHLGLNPQQQLSAVGLSQSMLEHPEQRIPVATAVTLLEESARISGCETFGLRMAESRQLADFGVISLLLSHQATLREAMDTIIRYRHLLNESLALYVDQEGKMAILREELLTVPPMPMRQGLELALGTLYRLCAALLGPHWRPVSVNFSHDAPADMQVHRRLFGCKIEFGSEFNGIVIPAADLDAANPMADPAMARHARSFVDSLPGATDGSTLNEVRKSIYLLLPMGRATIEQIAQSLGLNVRTLQRRLEDNGVTFSDLINEVRRELVLRYMENPRYSLGRIADLLGYSMPSSFTRWFAVQYGMSPAAWRKEHLGREAE
- a CDS encoding alpha/beta hydrolase; protein product: MNNNKTSTTVLMVPGLRDHVAEHWQTLLQQRLPNVRSVPPLTENKLDLNARIDAIQRELESIEGEVILVAHSAGVLMVAHWAARYSRPIKGALLATPPDLDGDWPAHYPKPQVLAELGWAPLPLQPLPFPALVAASDNDPLASPQAVQRMARHWRASVVELGRVGHLNPASGFGDWPEAEALIQMLDN